From Endozoicomonas sp. 8E, the proteins below share one genomic window:
- a CDS encoding glycosyltransferase family 4 protein, which yields MKITKFLLLNQMAGPLFRELAEDLADAMPEGCILKTGHPDTLRLGSQTIKLKIDSAPAYNRKNKITRVLSWLHYAVISLWSMLRADKNTALLIVSNPPLLGPLAWLVNCIRNTPYVVLVYDMHPDTMVSFGVLSEDSIITRLWRKINRTVWEKAAAVYTIGPVMAEKLASQFDPLCTPLGKVGIVPPWADTQRIKPVSKLVNPLAEEFGQAGVITVLYSGNMGISHDIDSMLEAVRLLRSRQDIKFLFIGEGAKWQDACDFRDKHRLNNLDVLPFQPEEKLPYTMALGDIALVALDKGAEGLMVPSKMYYYLAAGSAVLGICHGRNDVSETLNKADCGITVTPGMPNELVRTISLLVDDPEKLCLLRKKARRAAVNSYSRAVCTYLFINSLPLER from the coding sequence ATGAAGATCACCAAATTTCTATTATTGAACCAAATGGCGGGACCTTTATTCAGGGAGCTGGCGGAAGACCTTGCCGATGCGATGCCCGAAGGCTGTATTTTAAAAACGGGGCACCCTGATACCCTGCGCTTAGGCAGTCAGACTATAAAACTCAAGATAGACTCTGCTCCAGCATATAACAGGAAAAATAAAATTACCCGTGTTTTGAGCTGGCTTCATTATGCTGTTATCAGCTTGTGGTCGATGTTAAGAGCAGATAAAAATACAGCTTTATTAATTGTATCTAACCCACCACTGCTCGGCCCTCTAGCCTGGCTGGTAAACTGCATAAGAAATACGCCTTATGTTGTCCTGGTTTACGATATGCACCCTGATACTATGGTCAGCTTTGGTGTACTCAGTGAAGACTCGATAATTACCAGGCTATGGAGAAAAATTAACCGCACTGTTTGGGAAAAAGCCGCAGCGGTATATACCATAGGTCCGGTTATGGCGGAAAAGCTGGCATCGCAGTTTGACCCATTGTGTACGCCACTGGGTAAAGTTGGTATTGTGCCTCCCTGGGCTGATACCCAGCGAATTAAACCTGTCTCTAAATTGGTCAATCCTTTGGCTGAAGAATTTGGCCAAGCCGGTGTTATCACTGTTTTATATTCCGGCAATATGGGCATTAGCCATGATATCGATAGCATGCTTGAAGCAGTACGCCTGCTTCGCTCTCGTCAGGACATAAAGTTTCTTTTTATTGGAGAAGGCGCAAAGTGGCAGGATGCCTGTGATTTTCGTGACAAACATCGATTGAATAATCTGGATGTACTCCCTTTCCAACCCGAAGAAAAACTACCATACACCATGGCATTGGGTGATATAGCACTGGTTGCCTTGGATAAAGGTGCAGAGGGATTAATGGTTCCCAGCAAAATGTATTACTACCTGGCGGCTGGTTCAGCCGTGTTAGGGATTTGTCATGGCAGAAATGATGTTTCCGAAACATTAAATAAGGCTGATTGTGGGATTACTGTAACTCCCGGAATGCCTAATGAGCTTGTAAGAACTATCAGTTTGTTGGTCGATGATCCTGAAAAGTTGTGCCTGCTTCGTAAAAAAGCAAGAAGAGCAGCGGTTAATTCCTATTCAAGAGCTGTTTGCACCTATTTATTTATCAATTCACTTCCCTTAGAGAGATGA
- a CDS encoding glycosyltransferase family 4 protein, with translation MKKILIVGSLPPPYHGQSICLDSTLKALSDQHCKTVNTSFRNTSVVKSCLNAVEYFLKLPIVIILFKPDIVYFTCSRTKIGFSRDLYLLFLCFFSKAKVYNHLHGSDFKEFYRPLNACFKSLLRAAYSRVNKHAVLVDEMKEQLNDIKGNATVSVIHNFYKDHPSIFEAKRGKASNSLKILYLSSIVKSKGVFELIDAVKYLNDKGANLTLTIAGGFLGDQEYSGKEIEDKLRSDIKGFDYINYVGVVGSEEKYNLLSQADVFSLPSYYRSEAVPLSIIEAMRMGCLILTTKYKYLPSIVKDGVNGYLVETRSVIGIAEKLEFIISNMDVLNNISSCNSSEAIDRYSEKKYQANVRSFLGV, from the coding sequence ATGAAAAAGATACTTATAGTCGGATCTCTTCCACCACCATATCATGGACAGTCGATATGCTTAGATTCAACATTAAAAGCCCTTTCAGATCAGCATTGTAAGACTGTAAATACTTCATTTAGAAATACTAGTGTTGTTAAATCTTGCCTTAATGCGGTTGAATATTTTCTAAAACTACCAATTGTTATCATTTTGTTCAAACCAGACATTGTATATTTTACATGTTCTCGAACAAAGATAGGTTTTTCTAGAGATTTATATCTTTTATTCTTATGTTTTTTTTCTAAAGCTAAAGTATATAATCATTTACATGGTTCTGATTTTAAGGAATTTTATAGGCCGCTTAATGCGTGCTTCAAATCCTTGTTAAGGGCTGCTTATTCTAGAGTAAATAAACATGCGGTCCTTGTTGATGAAATGAAAGAACAGCTCAATGATATTAAAGGCAACGCAACTGTCAGTGTTATCCATAATTTTTATAAAGACCACCCTTCTATTTTTGAAGCAAAAAGGGGTAAAGCTTCGAATAGCCTTAAGATTTTATACCTTTCAAGTATAGTTAAAAGTAAAGGTGTTTTTGAATTGATAGATGCGGTTAAATATTTGAATGATAAGGGTGCTAATTTAACCTTAACTATTGCGGGCGGGTTTCTAGGCGATCAAGAATACTCCGGTAAAGAAATAGAAGATAAATTAAGATCTGATATAAAAGGGTTTGATTATATTAATTATGTTGGAGTGGTAGGTAGTGAAGAAAAATACAATCTTTTATCACAAGCAGATGTTTTTTCACTACCTAGTTATTATCGGTCAGAGGCTGTTCCTTTATCAATTATTGAAGCAATGCGAATGGGATGTTTGATTTTGACAACAAAATATAAATACTTGCCATCTATAGTTAAGGATGGGGTTAATGGTTATTTAGTTGAAACTAGATCAGTTATTGGTATTGCCGAAAAGCTGGAGTTTATAATTAGTAATATGGATGTGTTAAATAATATTTCTTCATGTAATTCCTCTGAGGCTATCGATCGATATTCTGAAAAAAAATACCAAGCTAATGTTAGAAGTTTTTTAGGTGTTTAA